A DNA window from Acidobacteriota bacterium contains the following coding sequences:
- the uvrA gene encoding excinuclease ABC subunit UvrA — protein MGIKQITVRGARQHNLKNIDVDIPRDQFVVITGLSGSGKSSLAFDTIYAEGQRRYVESLSAYARQFLDQLEKPDVDSVEGLSPAISIEQKTVSRSPRSTVGTVTEIYDFLRLLFSSIGQPHCHQCGEPITRQSVDQIIAGVAELPEGERVMILAPLVRGRKGEFKKELEKLHKDGFLRARIDGEIRQLDEEIILDKRKNHTIEVVVDRLLMKDGVRERLAESVKTALKLTGGAVVVSIIDGEEKMYSEKMACINCGINIAPLEPRSFSFNSAFGACKRCQGIGTVLEIEAKKIVPDGDVPAGKVDFLSGIDKSGAAFLKSALVAIIERFTTGDPLEPPTGNQKPRKTLKKVKDLLAGGESDALKVNFNDLPQAIRDAFFNGTKKRLTFRHGDYKFERDWLGAMRAMSERIENPPSEKIKAALEELIAPIPCPKCHGSRLQPESLAVKVNGLGIAEYTEFPISESAKKFDAIKLSPRDEKIAGLVLKEIKDRIHFLDKVGLGYLTLSRSSATLSGGEGQRIRLATQIGSQLRGVLYVLDEPSIGLHPRDNQRLLETLHMLRDLGNTVLVVEHDAETIEQADWVVDLGPLAGTHGGEVVASGKPKDIEKSKDSLTGKYLSGEISIEVPEVRRIPNGKRIKVKGARAYNLKNIDAEFPLGLLTVVTGVSGSGKSTLVEEILYPALYKHVYKSAVEPLEHDSIEGLDLVDKIIEIDQKPIGRTPRSNPATFTGLFTPLRELYAMLPESRTRGYKAGRFSFNVKGGRCEACEGGGLKRIEMNFLPDVYVTCDVCRGHRYNRETLAVRFKGLSIADLLDTTIEDALPLLENIPSIQQKLQTLLDVGLGYIKVGQSSTTLSGGEAQRIKLAKELSKRATGKTIYILDEPTTGLHFADVHKLLEVLQKLVDTGNTVIVIEHNLDVIKSADYIIDLGPEGGSGGGKIVATGTPEEVAKVKKSFTGQALKSVL, from the coding sequence ATGGGCATTAAACAGATCACGGTCCGCGGGGCGCGGCAGCATAATCTTAAAAACATCGACGTTGACATTCCGCGTGATCAGTTTGTTGTGATCACGGGATTGAGCGGCTCGGGCAAATCGAGCCTCGCGTTCGACACGATCTATGCCGAGGGGCAGCGTCGTTATGTCGAATCGCTTTCGGCGTACGCACGGCAATTTCTCGATCAGCTTGAAAAGCCCGATGTAGATTCGGTCGAGGGATTGTCGCCCGCAATCTCGATCGAGCAGAAGACGGTTTCGCGTTCGCCACGCTCGACGGTTGGAACGGTGACGGAGATATACGATTTTCTTCGACTGCTTTTCTCATCTATCGGCCAGCCGCATTGTCATCAGTGCGGGGAACCGATCACGCGGCAGTCGGTCGATCAGATCATAGCCGGTGTGGCCGAACTGCCCGAAGGCGAACGCGTGATGATTCTTGCTCCGCTTGTTCGCGGCCGCAAAGGCGAATTCAAAAAAGAACTCGAAAAGCTTCATAAAGACGGATTCTTAAGAGCCCGGATCGACGGCGAGATCCGGCAACTCGACGAAGAGATCATTCTCGACAAACGCAAAAATCATACGATCGAGGTCGTCGTCGATCGCCTTCTGATGAAGGACGGCGTTCGCGAACGCCTTGCCGAATCGGTCAAAACTGCTCTCAAACTCACCGGCGGTGCGGTCGTCGTTTCGATCATCGACGGCGAAGAGAAGATGTATTCCGAAAAGATGGCGTGCATCAATTGCGGCATAAACATCGCTCCGCTGGAGCCGCGGTCGTTCTCGTTCAACTCCGCATTCGGTGCGTGTAAGCGCTGTCAAGGGATCGGGACGGTGCTTGAGATCGAGGCGAAAAAGATCGTTCCGGACGGCGACGTTCCGGCAGGGAAGGTCGATTTTCTGAGCGGCATCGACAAATCGGGAGCTGCGTTTCTCAAATCGGCTTTGGTCGCGATCATCGAAAGGTTTACGACCGGTGATCCGCTCGAGCCGCCGACCGGGAATCAGAAGCCGCGAAAGACTCTCAAGAAGGTGAAAGATCTGCTTGCGGGCGGCGAAAGCGATGCCTTGAAGGTCAATTTTAACGATCTGCCGCAGGCGATCCGTGACGCGTTTTTTAACGGAACGAAGAAACGGCTGACCTTTCGGCACGGCGACTACAAATTCGAACGCGACTGGCTGGGAGCGATGCGGGCGATGAGCGAGCGGATCGAAAATCCGCCTTCGGAAAAGATAAAAGCCGCTCTCGAGGAGCTGATCGCACCGATCCCGTGCCCGAAATGTCACGGCTCAAGGCTCCAGCCGGAGAGCCTGGCGGTCAAGGTCAACGGGCTCGGCATTGCGGAATATACCGAGTTTCCGATCTCAGAATCTGCGAAGAAATTTGACGCGATCAAGCTAAGCCCGCGAGACGAAAAGATCGCCGGGCTTGTGCTGAAAGAGATCAAGGACCGCATACATTTTCTCGACAAAGTTGGACTCGGTTATTTGACGCTGAGCCGCTCGTCGGCGACGCTTTCGGGTGGCGAAGGGCAAAGAATTCGGCTGGCGACGCAGATCGGGTCGCAGCTTCGCGGCGTGCTTTATGTACTTGATGAACCGAGCATCGGGCTGCATCCGCGCGACAATCAGCGTCTGCTTGAGACCTTGCACATGCTGCGCGATCTGGGGAACACGGTCCTCGTCGTCGAACACGATGCCGAAACCATCGAGCAGGCAGATTGGGTAGTGGATCTCGGCCCGCTTGCCGGAACGCACGGCGGCGAGGTTGTCGCTAGCGGCAAGCCGAAAGATATCGAAAAGTCGAAGGATTCGCTGACCGGGAAATATCTTAGTGGCGAGATCAGCATCGAGGTGCCGGAAGTTCGCCGCATACCGAACGGCAAGCGGATCAAGGTAAAAGGTGCGCGGGCCTATAATTTGAAGAATATCGATGCGGAATTTCCACTCGGGCTTTTGACGGTTGTGACCGGAGTCTCCGGCTCAGGCAAGTCGACGCTCGTTGAGGAAATTCTCTATCCCGCGCTCTACAAACACGTCTACAAATCGGCTGTCGAGCCGCTCGAACACGACAGCATCGAAGGCCTCGATCTCGTCGACAAGATCATCGAGATCGACCAAAAACCCATCGGCCGAACGCCGCGTTCTAATCCGGCGACGTTTACGGGGTTGTTCACACCGCTGCGTGAGCTTTATGCGATGCTGCCGGAATCACGAACGCGTGGTTACAAAGCCGGACGCTTCTCGTTCAACGTCAAAGGCGGCCGCTGCGAGGCGTGCGAAGGCGGCGGGCTGAAGCGGATCGAGATGAATTTCCTGCCCGACGTCTACGTCACCTGCGACGTCTGCCGCGGCCATCGCTACAACCGCGAAACACTCGCGGTGAGGTTTAAAGGCCTCTCGATCGCCGACCTTCTCGACACAACGATCGAAGACGCTCTGCCGTTGCTCGAAAACATTCCATCGATCCAGCAAAAGCTGCAAACTTTGCTCGACGTTGGCCTCGGCTATATCAAGGTCGGCCAGTCGTCCACCACTCTCTCCGGCGGCGAAGCTCAACGCATTAAATTAGCGAAAGAGCTAAGCAAACGTGCCACCGGCAAGACGATCTATATTCTCGATGAACCGACGACCGGGCTGCATTTCGCAGACGTTCACAAACTGCTCGAGGTCCTGCAAAAACTCGTCGACACCGGCAACACCGTCATCGTCATCGAACACAACCTCGACGTCATAAAATCAGCCGACTACATAATCGACCTCGGCCCCGAGGGCGGCTCCGGCGGTGGTAAAATCGTCGCGACCGGCACACCGGAAGAGGTTGCCAAAGTCAAAAAGTCCTTTACCGGCCAGGCTTTGAAAAGCGTGCTCTAA
- the tnpA gene encoding IS200/IS605 family transposase encodes MANTYSNLFYHIAFSTKGRKDLISQDIEVRVWAYIGGIARNHELIAIQVGGIENHIHVLIMARPKFSPSQIVQWLKGESSRWIHETFPEMRSFEWQVGYGIFSVSKSSVPDVVEYIKNQRKHHEQQSFEDEYVAMLKLNGIDYDERYIFD; translated from the coding sequence ATGGCGAACACATATTCAAATTTGTTCTACCACATCGCTTTTTCGACGAAGGGGCGAAAAGATCTGATTAGCCAAGATATCGAGGTCCGCGTCTGGGCATATATTGGCGGGATCGCGCGGAATCACGAGTTAATCGCCATTCAAGTCGGCGGCATCGAGAACCATATTCACGTTTTAATAATGGCAAGGCCAAAATTTTCTCCGAGCCAGATCGTTCAGTGGTTAAAGGGCGAATCGTCGAGATGGATACACGAGACATTTCCTGAGATGCGTTCGTTTGAGTGGCAAGTTGGTTATGGCATATTCAGCGTGAGCAAATCGAGCGTGCCGGATGTGGTTGAATATATTAAGAACCAACGCAAACATCATGAACAACAATCGTTCGAGGATGAATATGTTGCGATGTTGAAATTGAACGGTATTGATTACGATGAGCGGTATATATTTGATTGA
- a CDS encoding carboxypeptidase regulatory-like domain-containing protein, which translates to MSIVFKLTCVAVVLGSLMAGGCGSKGDRVDNVAGPAPANKVAVQPNKDGTIPSGTGVEKEKPASGKANVQGKAFFNDKPAAGVQVKLCKTFSQYMNGCGGETFTTKTDDSGEYLIKDVTPGTYEGLTVQVFETPYYVFATAGIISAAKYNIEDGKTYFAPDTHLFKNDVKLISPKAGSKVAAAGIEVKWDAYPDAAYYKYSIHADSSSGAETDFDHINKRVDGTSITLDKPLTPGNYTAKVEAFNANDRKLSQTSQDMKFTVTGAPAK; encoded by the coding sequence ATGTCAATAGTATTTAAGTTAACGTGTGTGGCGGTTGTGTTGGGGTCGTTGATGGCGGGCGGGTGCGGGTCTAAGGGGGATCGGGTTGATAACGTCGCCGGACCGGCGCCGGCGAATAAAGTGGCCGTCCAACCTAACAAAGACGGAACTATCCCGTCAGGCACGGGCGTCGAAAAGGAAAAGCCGGCTTCCGGTAAAGCGAACGTTCAGGGCAAGGCATTCTTCAATGACAAGCCCGCGGCCGGCGTTCAGGTAAAACTTTGCAAGACGTTTAGCCAGTATATGAATGGCTGCGGTGGCGAAACATTTACCACCAAGACCGATGATTCGGGTGAATACTTGATTAAGGACGTTACACCGGGAACATATGAAGGATTGACCGTTCAGGTTTTTGAGACGCCATATTATGTCTTTGCGACGGCGGGCATTATCTCGGCAGCAAAATACAATATCGAGGACGGTAAGACCTACTTTGCTCCGGACACGCACCTCTTTAAGAATGATGTGAAGTTGATAAGCCCGAAGGCCGGTTCAAAGGTTGCAGCCGCAGGAATCGAGGTCAAATGGGATGCCTATCCCGATGCGGCGTACTACAAATACAGCATCCACGCCGACAGCTCCAGTGGGGCTGAGACAGATTTTGATCATATAAACAAGCGTGTCGATGGCACGTCTATCACCCTCGATAAACCTTTGACGCCGGGGAACTATACTGCAAAAGTCGAGGCCTTTAACGCAAACGACCGTAAGCTCTCGCAAACGTCGCAGGATATGAAATTTACCGTGACCGGTGCTCCGGCGAAATAG
- a CDS encoding pyridoxine 5'-phosphate synthase, translating to MTAKLNVNIDHVATVREARKTIEPSVVAAAVICEQAGADGITVHLRSDRRHIQDRDIELLRDVVTTYLNVEMAATDEMVAIAARILPDAVSLVPESPNEITTEGGLDVVGNFKNVRLACEELKSAGIFVSMFIDPDTDQIDAAKVAGAQQIELCTAEYAELTLSSRSAHGTGHQKAAAELIRIKKAAHHAVDLGLIVAAGHGLTTRNVGALAAIPEITEFNIGHHIISRAVFVGLDQAVKEMIDAIS from the coding sequence ATGACCGCTAAACTTAACGTCAATATCGATCATGTCGCAACGGTTCGTGAGGCTCGCAAGACTATTGAGCCAAGCGTAGTCGCGGCTGCAGTTATCTGTGAACAGGCTGGTGCCGACGGCATCACGGTTCACCTTAGAAGCGATCGACGGCATATCCAGGATCGCGATATTGAGCTGCTCCGAGACGTCGTCACGACATATTTGAATGTCGAAATGGCCGCGACCGACGAGATGGTCGCGATCGCCGCGAGGATCTTGCCGGATGCCGTTTCGCTCGTGCCAGAAAGCCCGAACGAGATCACGACGGAGGGCGGTTTGGACGTGGTAGGGAATTTTAAGAATGTGCGGTTAGCGTGCGAAGAACTGAAATCGGCCGGTATATTTGTCAGTATGTTTATTGATCCGGACACTGACCAGATCGATGCCGCAAAAGTAGCGGGTGCCCAGCAGATCGAACTCTGCACAGCAGAATATGCCGAGCTAACCCTTTCATCACGCTCCGCTCACGGAACCGGCCACCAAAAAGCCGCAGCGGAATTGATCCGGATAAAAAAAGCCGCACACCACGCCGTCGACCTTGGATTGATCGTCGCCGCCGGGCACGGCCTCACAACTAGGAACGTCGGTGCCCTTGCCGCGATCCCCGAGATCACCGAATTCAACATAGGCCATCACATCATCTCGCGTGCCGTATTTGTCGGATTAGATCAGGCAGTAAAAGAGATGATCGACGCCATTTCATAG
- a CDS encoding glycosyltransferase family 2 protein, producing MKPDTSIVIPAYNESERLGSPLNTILNFVAANNINAEVIVVDDGSSDDTAKVAESTFEAVPSVSTTVIRYEKNRGKGFAVKTGLLAAKADIALFSDADLSTPIEEMSKLIDPIRKGEFDVAFGSRAIDRTLIGTHQPWRREQGGRVMNLIIKTMSGLKFYDTQCGFKAFNMVKFRPLLDVMQIDRFGFDVEFLFVANYHKLRLAEIPVRWNDVAGSKVSVLRDTRRMISELNQIRRNAKNGTYDLKG from the coding sequence ATGAAACCTGATACCTCAATAGTCATTCCCGCTTACAATGAGAGCGAACGCCTCGGGTCGCCGCTGAACACTATTCTCAACTTCGTCGCGGCCAACAACATTAATGCTGAGGTCATAGTCGTCGACGACGGCTCGTCCGACGATACTGCCAAAGTCGCGGAAAGTACTTTTGAAGCCGTACCGTCCGTCTCCACTACCGTCATTAGATACGAAAAGAACCGGGGCAAAGGTTTCGCTGTAAAGACCGGCCTGTTAGCGGCAAAAGCGGATATCGCTCTATTTTCCGACGCCGACCTCTCAACGCCGATCGAGGAAATGTCGAAACTCATCGACCCGATCCGCAAGGGCGAATTTGACGTCGCGTTCGGCTCCAGAGCTATCGATCGTACGCTTATCGGCACGCACCAGCCGTGGCGTCGTGAACAAGGCGGCCGCGTGATGAATCTCATCATAAAAACGATGTCGGGGCTGAAATTCTACGACACACAGTGCGGTTTCAAGGCGTTCAACATGGTGAAATTCCGCCCGCTGCTCGATGTGATGCAGATCGACCGGTTCGGCTTCGACGTCGAATTTCTCTTCGTCGCAAATTACCACAAGCTCCGTCTAGCCGAGATCCCTGTCCGCTGGAACGACGTTGCCGGATCAAAGGTCAGCGTCCTTCGCGACACCCGCCGAATGATCAGCGAACTGAATCAGATCCGGCGGAACGCGAAGAATGGAACGTACGATCTAAAAGGATAG
- a CDS encoding S41 family peptidase: MNKRFTFFAIILIVIGALLGGLFGRMPSRSSAEGTVTKETLLADYREAARLVESEYAGKVDFEKLNDSSIQGMLWTLDPHSSYFTAEEYRKLTEDQASQFYGIGVSILQHRDGVYVQSVIPNTPADKAGLRYGDRFLTVGGKDAKEWTSAEVSKNVRGERGTMVKVQIDRVGNASPLDFEIVRGGVPLPSVRNVFMLPESIGYVGLTGGFQQTTAEELSMAIGDLKKQGMKSLILDLRGNPGGILEQAVAVVRKFVPGGQVVVSVKGANGQDARELRSTSGGNENFPLVVMINGGSASASEIVAGAIQDYARGLVVGSDSFGKGLVQRVFRLPYGTGLTLTTARYYTPFGRSLQRDYSNGSIYDYYTHGDELPENADLDVKPKPTGSPVTTANGRVLYGGRGIEPDIVADGQKFSPIRGRINEAAFFFVRQLVSGKISGFENFKVEKQSFKATLQPNEFSVSDRVFESFRSFAAANKDNGLTAENILGQAEYARRRLREELATANYSTEAGVQVLLEADPQVLKAIETMPQAANMVATFAQNFR; the protein is encoded by the coding sequence ATGAATAAAAGATTTACTTTTTTTGCGATCATCCTGATAGTTATCGGAGCATTACTCGGCGGGCTCTTTGGCAGAATGCCTTCACGTTCGTCGGCTGAGGGAACAGTAACTAAGGAAACTCTCCTTGCGGACTACCGCGAGGCCGCTCGTCTCGTCGAAAGTGAATACGCCGGCAAGGTCGATTTCGAGAAGCTGAACGACAGCTCTATCCAAGGCATGCTCTGGACGCTCGATCCGCACTCTTCGTACTTTACGGCTGAGGAATATCGCAAACTTACTGAAGATCAGGCCTCGCAGTTTTATGGCATCGGCGTTTCGATCCTACAGCATCGCGACGGCGTCTACGTGCAGTCGGTTATCCCGAATACGCCGGCGGATAAAGCAGGGCTCCGCTACGGCGACCGTTTCCTAACTGTTGGCGGCAAAGATGCGAAGGAATGGACGAGCGCCGAGGTTTCGAAAAACGTCCGCGGTGAACGCGGAACGATGGTAAAAGTTCAGATCGATAGAGTTGGAAATGCAAGCCCGCTTGATTTTGAGATCGTGCGCGGCGGTGTTCCCCTGCCGTCGGTCCGAAACGTCTTTATGCTGCCGGAATCGATAGGCTATGTGGGATTGACCGGGGGTTTCCAACAGACAACTGCTGAGGAATTGTCGATGGCGATCGGCGATCTCAAGAAGCAGGGAATGAAGAGCCTGATCCTCGATCTTCGAGGTAATCCGGGTGGTATTTTGGAACAGGCGGTTGCTGTTGTCAGGAAGTTTGTTCCGGGCGGACAGGTCGTGGTCTCGGTCAAGGGTGCAAACGGGCAGGACGCTCGCGAACTGCGTTCGACCAGCGGGGGCAATGAGAACTTCCCTCTGGTTGTAATGATAAACGGCGGTTCGGCGTCGGCCTCAGAGATAGTTGCCGGAGCGATCCAGGATTATGCACGAGGACTGGTCGTCGGCAGTGACAGCTTTGGTAAAGGCCTCGTACAGCGAGTCTTCAGGCTGCCTTACGGCACCGGGCTGACACTTACTACGGCACGCTACTATACTCCGTTCGGCCGTTCGCTGCAGAGGGATTACTCCAACGGTTCGATCTACGATTACTACACGCACGGGGATGAACTGCCGGAGAATGCCGACCTTGACGTGAAGCCGAAACCAACCGGCAGCCCGGTGACGACGGCTAATGGAAGGGTGCTCTACGGCGGCCGCGGGATCGAGCCCGATATTGTCGCCGACGGCCAGAAATTCAGTCCGATCCGCGGACGCATCAATGAAGCAGCATTCTTTTTTGTACGGCAGCTCGTATCCGGAAAGATCTCAGGGTTCGAGAATTTCAAAGTTGAAAAGCAAAGCTTCAAAGCCACGCTTCAGCCCAACGAATTCTCGGTCAGCGACCGGGTATTTGAGTCTTTCAGATCATTTGCGGCCGCCAACAAAGATAACGGTTTGACCGCTGAAAATATTCTCGGCCAAGCGGAATACGCCCGCCGTCGCCTCCGCGAGGAACTTGCGACCGCCAACTATTCCACCGAAGCCGGCGTTCAGGTTCTGCTCGAGGCCGATCCGCAGGTGCTGAAGGCAATCGAGACGATGCCGCAGGCCGCTAATATGGTGGCTACGTTCGCACAAAATTTTAGATAA
- a CDS encoding 6-phosphofructokinase, producing the protein MYKQIGILTGGGDAPGLNAVIRAVVRTAIGEYGMKCIGIEDSFEGILGDTHTVPLTTKSVSGILPRGGTILGTRNRGSFVKNVNGVPVYPEMPIGEAIANLDILGIEALIVLGGEGTLGIAEQFHKRGFPVIGVPKTIDNDLAATEFTFGFMTAIDIATEALDRLHTTAASHDRVMILEVMGRNAGWIALTAGLAGSADIILIPEIPFCFDAIVRKVQAREKSGSRFTNIVVAEGAVEVGKTEMYQDSETRRLGGVGDYLRRHIETLTGKESRCVVLGHLQRGGSPNAFDRMLGTNFGACAVRALANGETGKMVALQAGTIITVPLDEACTSIKTVPIDGQLVRTARDIGISFAAPKESKLAENGNSVPRVSATAPTTYITHD; encoded by the coding sequence ATGTATAAACAGATCGGGATCTTGACCGGCGGCGGTGACGCACCGGGCCTAAATGCAGTAATTCGAGCGGTCGTCCGAACGGCGATCGGCGAATACGGGATGAAATGTATCGGTATCGAGGATAGCTTCGAAGGCATTCTCGGCGATACACATACAGTGCCGTTGACCACAAAAAGCGTGAGCGGCATTTTGCCCCGCGGCGGTACTATTCTGGGCACGCGTAACCGCGGCAGCTTTGTAAAAAATGTTAACGGCGTTCCGGTTTATCCTGAAATGCCGATCGGCGAGGCGATCGCGAACCTGGACATTCTTGGGATCGAAGCCCTCATCGTTCTAGGCGGCGAGGGAACGCTCGGTATTGCCGAACAGTTTCACAAGCGCGGGTTTCCCGTCATCGGCGTGCCAAAAACGATCGACAACGATCTCGCCGCAACCGAGTTTACATTCGGATTCATGACGGCGATCGACATTGCGACCGAAGCTCTCGACCGGCTGCATACGACGGCGGCTTCACATGATCGCGTTATGATCCTGGAGGTTATGGGACGTAACGCGGGCTGGATAGCTCTTACGGCGGGACTTGCCGGAAGTGCGGATATCATCTTGATCCCGGAGATCCCTTTCTGCTTCGACGCGATCGTTCGCAAGGTTCAGGCACGCGAGAAGTCGGGTTCGAGATTTACCAATATCGTTGTTGCCGAGGGCGCCGTCGAAGTTGGCAAGACCGAGATGTATCAGGATTCAGAAACGCGAAGGCTCGGCGGCGTTGGCGATTACCTGCGGCGGCATATCGAGACATTGACCGGCAAGGAATCGCGTTGTGTTGTTCTCGGCCACCTTCAGCGAGGCGGAAGCCCGAACGCGTTCGACAGAATGTTGGGAACGAATTTCGGTGCCTGCGCCGTTCGGGCACTCGCCAACGGCGAAACCGGCAAGATGGTTGCCCTTCAAGCCGGAACGATCATAACGGTTCCGCTTGACGAAGCCTGCACGAGTATTAAGACCGTGCCGATCGATGGACAGCTTGTTAGAACCGCACGCGATATTGGTATCTCGTTTGCCGCGCCGAAGGAATCGAAACTTGCTGAAAACGGCAATTCAGTTCCTCGCGTTTCGGCGACCGCTCCGACGACCTATATCACCCACGATTAG